The Nomascus leucogenys isolate Asia chromosome 4, Asia_NLE_v1, whole genome shotgun sequence genome includes the window GGGTGTAGACCAGGCCTGTCTTTCTCCCCCGTCTCAAAGAGTGGCCCATGCTCAAACCATTTGTCTTCTCTGTACCCAATGAACCATACATTAAACACCTATTTATTAATACCAACCATAGGCTAGATAGTGTTCTGTGGACCCTCAAGCATATTTCCTCAGTTAATAATATACCCATTAGGTATTTAACAGAAAATATTCTACTAAGGGTGTGACTGACAGTTGCTTATAGTATCAAAAGTGTTTGATTAAGGGATTTttacatagttttcttttttctcttttatttctgttttccttttttttcttttatttattttcagttttctaatgGTCAATATTAGTAAGGGATGAAAGGGACCAACCCTAGACCCTTAGACTAATTCTCCCTTTGTCCTTAATGCAATTTGCCCAGTGTTTTTCTGCAGAATATTGTCTGTCTCTTGTTAGGAATGTAATTGTGGCTGACTGCCTTCTTGCCACCTTGTCAAGTTGTAGCCCACTGTCAACTTACATATCCAAATAATAACTCCCCTGAGTATAGAGTATGACCAGTTCTGTGTTTATACACCCCTTTCAGAATTTCTTAAGCATCAATAGAAAGTGATCTCAATTCTGCACACCAAACCACACCTGCTGCGCTGAATGAGGGAATCTCCTGGACATTTAGCCTCTATAAATGATAAGTAGATGCGGAAGTTTCGTTGTACTCTCTGGTCTTCTAACTGATTTTCTATCATAGAACAAAAGCACGTACAGGCTGAACACTTCtaatctgaaaatttgaaatccTAAATGCTCAAAAAGCCTCCGATTTTGTTTTAGAGCTCCAAAATCTGAGGCTTTTTGAGCACCAGCATATAATGCTCAAAGAAAATACTCACTGGAGCATttcggattttcagattagggatgctcaactggcAGGTATGATGCAAATACTCCAAAATCTCAAACATTCCTGGTCCCATGTGTTTTTGGATAGGAGATAACTCAACCTGTGTAGTCAACACCTAGTGGCTTGGGAATGCTTTGGAAGGGCAAACAAACGAGTTCCACTTTGTGCAAAAAAGTGATCAGGTCATGTGCTTTATTAGAAAGcatcggccaggtgtggtggctcacgcctgtaatccagcactttgggaggctgaggcaggcggattacgaggtcaggagttcaagaccagcctgaccaacgtggtgaaaccccatctctactaaaaatacaaaaaattatccgggtgtggtggtgcacgcctgtagtcccagctacttgggtggctggggcaggagaatcgctggaacccgggaggtggaggttgcagtcagccgagatcgcatcactgcactccagcctgggtgacagagcgagactctgtctcaaaaaaaaaagcatcatctGACTAAAGTGATATAGGAATATTAATTTATTGAGGACAAAAAAGGAAGggaacatttaagaaaaagacaTGCTCAGATTGTGACACTTCAGTAGCACctagcttctttttttgtttgtttgtttgttttgagatggagtttcactcttgttgcccaggctggagtgcagtgggacaatctcagctcactgcaccctgtgTCCCCCGagttcgagcaattcttctgcctcagcctcccaaggagctgggattacaggcgtgcaccaccacacccagctaatttttgtgtatttagtaaagatggggtttcaccatgttcaccatgttggtcagcctggtcttgaactcctgacctcaggttatccacctgtctcagcctcccaaagtgctgggattacagcacctaGCTTCTTTATTTTGACAAACTAAAATAGTATGATATATTCATGAGAACACATCTATCCTGGCAAGCTCAAGTTAGGGTCTTTGAAAAGTATAACCCCAGAGTTTTATTCCTTGGTTGTGTACTTGACATTTTAAGTTACAGTTTGAAGCCCTCTAATCTTAATATAGTTGGCACTAGTAATCTGTGAttactcgaaaaaaaaaaaagttggttaaAGTGGAGAATTATGTAAAGTTATACATACGTGTCttagatgttttattttcacttaaatatACTTAGGATTTGGGTTCACGGCCTTTTATTTGAAATTGTGTCTGTCAATCAGAGGAGTCCTTGAATAAAACCACACCCAGCACCCACATTCCATACAATCTGCAGTATCTGTTTCTTTTAAATGGAGCAGGACTTTACAGTGATTACAAAATCAttctatattacttttttttatccCAGCCCTTTACAGCTGTCTCACCTATTCATAATTCAATAGCAGCTTTTCTCTTTAAGATACTCGTCTTTTTTGCATTCATGTTTCACTAGTTTATGCAGTAATTTAGATAATTTAGTTACTAGCGTGAGTACACCTACCGCAAACAACATGGGAATAAACAAAACTGAATCATAGCAGACCTAGAATTTAACTGATGGGAGCAGAAGTGAGATGACCTACTAGCCATGAGCACGGTGTTTTTGTCATCAATTGAGTTTTACAGAGGAAAGAGTAATGTTAAGTTAAAGTGATAAGATAATTAGGTGGAAGTCAGTTTAAGAACTTCTGTCAGATAATTGTGAAAATTGAGGTTCTAACTAGCAAAAAGACCATAGATTTTAAGTCAAACTAGGTTtacttctggctctgccacttcctagctatGTGAAAAACTCTAAAACTTAGCCGTAACCAGATATTTAGCTTAAAAGGTGCATTCTGTGATTTGTCTTTATATATATCATTGAAGTAGATGTtgattcttatgttttctttctaacaggTTGTAAAATTAAAGCACTGAGAGCCAAGACAAACACGTATATCAAGACTCCTGTTCGTGGTGAAGAGCCCATTTTTGTTGTCACTGGAAGGAAAGAAGATGTTGCCATGGCCAAAAGAGAGATCCTCTCAGCTGCAGAGCACTTCTCCATGATTCGTGCATCTCGAAACAAAAATGGGCCTGCCCTGGGAGGATTATCATGTAGTCCTAATCTGCCTGGTCAAACCACCGTCCAAGTCAGGGTCCCTTATCGTGTGGTAGGATTAGTGGTTGGACCCAAAGGAGCAACTATTAAAAGAATTCAGCAGCAGACCCACACCTACATAGTAACTCCGAGCAGAGATAAGGAACCTGTCTTTGAAGTGACAGGGATGCCTGAAAATGTTGACCGAGCAcgggaagaaatagaaatgcatATTGCCATGCGTACAGGAAACTATATAGAGCTCAATGAAGAGAATGATTTCCATTACAATGGTACCGATGTAAGCTTTGAAGGTGGCACTCTTGGCTCTGCATGGCTGTCCTCCAATCCTGTTCCTCCTAGCCGCGCAAGAATGATATCCAATTATCGAAATGATAGTTCCAGTTCTCTAGGAAGTGGCTCCACAGATTCCTACTTTGGAAGCAATAGGCTGGCTGACTTTAGTCCAACAAGCCCATTTAGCACAGGAAACTTCTGGTTTGGAGATACACTACCATCTGTAGGCTCAGAAGACCTAGCAGTTGACTCTCCTGCCTTTGACTCTTTACCAACATCTGCTCAAACTATCTGGACTCCATTTGAACCAGTTAACCCACTCTCTGGTTTTGGGAGTGATCCGTCTGGTAACATGAAGACTCAGCGCAGAGGAAGTCAGCCATCTACTCCTCGTCTGTCTCCTACATTTCCTGAGAGCATAGAACACCCACTTGCTCGGAGGGTTAGGAGCGACCCACCTAGTACAGGCAACCATGTTGGCCTTCCAATATATATCCCTGCTTTTTCTAATGGTACCAATAGTTACTCCTCTTCCAATGGTGGTTCCACCTCTAGCTCACCTCCAGAATCAAGACGAAAGCACGACTGTGTGATTTGCTTTGAGAATGAGGTTATTGCTGCCCTAGTTCCATGTGGCCACAACCTCTTCTGCATGGAATGTGCCAACAAGATCTGTGAAAAGAGAACGCCATCATGTCCAGTTTGCCAGACAGCTGTTACTCAGGCAATCCAAATTCACtcttaactatatatatatacataaatactatATCTCTATATGGACTCGTAAAGGCATGGGTATAATGGTACCCCCCAGTAAACTTCCTAATGATTTCTTATGACTGTTATCAGGCTTTATTGGGATTAGACTAAAGTTGTTAGTAAACTTATAAAAGGCTGCTATGGTAACACTAAACCTAAGTGGTCTCTTGTCTATTAGTTTGGTTTGAATTATTAGTACTATCCTGTAGACCCAGAGACATAGCTTATATAAGAATTGCTAAAGCTGAAGTTCAACTTGGCTGAGTGAAGATAATCATAGGTTTTGTGAGCCTGTGAGAAAAGTGTATACGTCTAAGATTTCAAAACAATGGGTCCCAAAGCCTAACCACTTAAGAGTTTATGGAGGGTACTTGGCATTACAGACGATTCATACACTTCCAGTGCTGCCTTCTTTACACTGCCAGTTTTGACAaaacaggtttgtttgttttttattttacaacaaCATATGCCTAATTCTGCAGGAttgcaaataactttttaatgcaTTGTGATTACTTATTGGTAATAATAGGGCTGATGGCAGTTTACTAGATCACTGGTTATAATTTGGGACAAAAACTGCTACATCGACTTTCATCTCGCCCAGAGTGCTCAAGGCTGGTATGATGAGTGGATCAGGAATGCAATTGTGAATTCCTGCCCATTGCCTCTCTTGGTGAATGTGGAAATGGCCACCTGGGTTTTCCCATATCAGGAAGGGCTTTGGGATGGCACCTATATTGGCTAATATTTGAGGATGCAAACATTCCATTCGTTAGTGTGATCAAGCTGTTAATTTTTAGACTATAGATCAAAATGTGAAACATTTTATGTTCAATCCATATTTGTCTTgcacattataaatatatttttattttttagtaatttaggggagggaggagggagaaagggataATGATGCCCTTGGCATAATTCACAAAAGCAGCTGTGACAACCTCCAATCAGTTTACTTCATTTCAAAACTATTTCCAATCAcaaggaaagatttttaaaatacactcgTACATTTCACCTGTGGATGTCTATAACTTCATCCTCAGTATGTTCCCAAATCTGTGCTGGCATTGAAAGGACAAAACATTATACTGGTGGGTTTTTctactaattattttttgaagcatTATTTTCCCAACACAAAAGAGCTTTTTTCTCGGTATAATGAAAATTGAAATCCTATGTGTATTCAATAGTAAAtagacaaattttattttttatttccacttgAAGAGTTACATTTCGTATAAAAGTTTACAAATAAcggtttttattttgattttttcagTATAAAAAAAGTTGCCTTGATGGCATATTATGATGTAATGCTAATTGCTTGTAGGATAGTAAATGGTCAGTATTGAAACCTAATCTCTAGCTGCCGTCTTGTAGATATGAACGAATGTTCACCAagcatgtattttgtattttgttgcaTTGTACACTGCAACTGATAAGCCAAGGAATCGACATATATTAGGTGCGTGTACTGTTTCTAAAAACCACAAACTAAGAATGATAAATTATCAATATAGTTTAGTATTTGCTAATTTTACTACACTCTTTTGTTATGTATATGTAGGGAAGTCATAGGGATTATAAATTCAATTtgagtaaaatttaaaaccatatattttatgataaagGGCCTTTAACTTAAGATGGCCAAAGCACTGATATTATATATTTGCTGTAAAGAGAAttataagagttttatttttctgatattaaaagTTACTTAATAAAGACTTGTTTCCATTAACTTGAATGTATTCTCCTTGGTGTTTTTCATATAATCATCAGTTTATACTAGAAGATTAGTTAAcagaattgaaaattttcttttatagacTCCCTGTTCCCCGACCAGCTATCTGTGCTCACTCTTGtagttattttgtgtgtgtgtggttttgaatgTGTCGCTTATGTTCCTGTCCAagtttagttttttctttaaatgagtgTTACATTACAGTAAACTGGAAATTTGGCTGGTTCTAGATTTAGTTGCATATTTGTGTAGTTGACCACAAACCACTACTGATCTAATTGTAAATAGTAAATGACTTTTTTTATACATTGTTACTTGAAATCCTGAATTCAACTTAAATTCTACTTGGTTTGCATCCTTTGTTTatggatttttgtctttttatcacCAAATCTGTAAAACAAGTTCTTTTCTAATACAGAAGCACCAGTTTACCTTTCAGTAAAAACTACCTTctgaaaaattgacaaaaatatttctccatttatgaaATTGATTTGATACAGATTGGAGTAGATCAttgactcttttttaaaaagcgagaataaagacatttctaagaaagatcattttaaagaaactaaaattgtattttttttttttttttttttttttttttttttttttgagatggagtctcattctgtcacctggcctggagtgcagtagctcgatctcggctcactgcagcctctgcccctcaGGTTCaaatcagcctcccgagtagctgggattacaagcacatgccaccatgcccaactaataatttttgtatttttagtagagacggggtttcatcatgttggctaggctggtctcgaattcctgaccttaagtgatccgcccaccttggcctcccaaagtgctgggattaacaggcgtgagtcactgtgccctgcctctATTTATTCTTAATACTTAGAGATATCACATATCCATACCAAGGCTTCATTGTGGGTTTTGGACAAATTCTTAGGCTGTGGTAGACTTGCAAACATAGATTCAATGATGGGCAAGATCATCGTTCTAGAATTGTTGGGCAGAATTACTTTGTCAACTTCAGGATTCGCCTCCGGAAGTATTAGTAGTTTAATTATTCGGATGTGTTAACAGTATTTGTACAATTCCTGTTTAGATTGGATGACTTGTGAAGTGAATTAACTTTTACCTAATGCTAGGTCAAGATTTTTCAGGGAGCCTTCAAAATAATCTCTATTTTAGAAGCTTTCCTTGTCCCAGAATAAGCCAAAACTTGTCTGGAACTAATGTTAGCAAAACTGATAGGCACTTAACTCTGGTTCTAAGTCTGGATCTGCCTTTCCCTGTGTGCCTGTGttaattttcttgtttactgAAGTATTGGGGAAGAGAGACAGCAGGAAATCTGTGGGCCTGTGTTACAGGAAGTAGCCATACCACACTGGACAATCTGCAATGTGAATAACCAAGAATTAGGCAAACCTATTGGGAGACCTTTACATTATTCCATTTTCACAACCTGGAAAGGTGGATGCTAAACTGAAAACAGATTTGGCTAGCTGCTCAGTTATTGTAGTGTTCTATAATTCTTCCTATAAAAGACTTTATATCAAAGGAATCCCTTTGCAAAGTAGACTTAGCAAAAATGGAGGCTAGAATAATTAGGTTTAAAAAAGCAGGTATAAAATAGGGGTAGTAAATGTGTTTTTACAGATGATTCAGTGAATCTGTTAGCCCAAAACCAGACACTTATTCTCAGTCTGCTACCTGCCCGTTCTTCTATCCCTTAAATTTCTACTTTTCTCAttctaaaactttttataaataatggAGATTGGGGATGTTTATGATACACTGTGAACATCTTTTCCTTGTCAGTTATACTTCTACAACGTAATTTAATGGTAGTAGTAATACTCTCTTTTCTGGCTATCTCGTAACTTAACCATTTGCTCTTAGTGACTAATCGAAGTAACTATGGGCAGTGGAGCCCTGATGAAATATAGGGAAGGACATTGAGAAGCCTCAGGAGGAGATTCAATTTAGTAAAGATTTAAAATAGCTGTTCTCTTTAAAGTGGCATACCTTCCCCCTCGGGCATATCAGAGTAACTCTTCCTATTAAGTTTCTTCAGCTGATTATATGGAATAATGGAAAATTGTGAAAGAAACGTTCCCGCCATTGAAATTTTCTACTGCCTCCATATTCATTTATCTGCATTTTAAAGGATAGCATTTGTACACCAGTACAAGAAAACTTCATAAGGAGGATAAGtgattagatattttaaatagtaaatgGAGTTCACTGGTTAGAGATTGGAATTGGGAGGGAAAATGGCTGAAAAGAAACCACACATTTCTAAGCCCTTGGGGTGAGTTTAGATCCTCATTAGTCTCATGGAAAATGGGGATATTTGTAACTTGGTTACTAAATGAGTTGTAAAAATAGACTTCCTGCTGCCTTTCTTTGAATGTGTTTTAAATGATAAATCTTCAATCTCTAAAAGCATCTGTGTAAGTACTTTCCTTTTGTAATGTGGAAGTTTTAAGAAGGAACTACAGTATTCAGCtgagtttaaaacaaaaactgaaaagaactGGCTTAGTAACAAGAGCCTTGCTAGTTTAAGAAGAGGCAGTAAATGAGAGTCAAGATTATATAAATCTGCTCAATTCCTACCAGTATCATTTCAGTTTACCCAAAGCTGCTAGCAGTGTTATGCATAATTTACTGCATATATTAATATGGAGCATTAGGATGGGACAAGTCAGTCACACCATCTTCAGGGCTGCACAAAATTTAAGGATACAAACATGACCTGTACCATAAAGTAAGTCAGATAGTGATTCTTCTCAATTAGAATCTTCTTGGATAAGTCAGCAATAGTTTACCTGTATTCAAAATGGAAATCTGAGGGTTTCTTATTTAATCCTGAAACTGAGTGTAATTACTTAAAATTCGGAAATGTAGATATTCCCCTATATTAAAGCATTAAGGCTTTTATATCTGTTTCATGACATTTTCAAGATCAGAAACACTGAGTGGAACTTTTGACATGATCTGTTTCTGCAATTTCAGGGAAATTACCAAGTATCACAAGGGACATGAATGGGTAGTGGTTTCAAGTCTACTTGAGTCAGATGTGAAGTGCTAGGCATTATACCTTAACAATAAAACtagggctaggtgcagtggctgattgatgcctataatcccagcactttggaaggccgaggctggaggatcacttgagcccaggagttcaagagcagcctgggtaacagggagaccctgtctctagaaagctaaaatttcaaaaaggatTGAGGGAATACTTGGTAATTTGTGGATTTAGCTAATGCCCAACATGTGTAAATTAGCCAGGTTTATTAGGTGACAAGAGAATGTGATCATAGAGTTAATAAATAGCAATACCTATTGAAAAATTATAGTATTGTTGAAGTAAAATTTTCTGAAAGACCatttaaaacaacagagaaataCTGGACAGATagactgtgttgcccaggctggcctcaagcgatcttccagcctcggcctcccagagtgctaggattacaaacatgagccactgtgcctagcctacttaggatgttttttaaaaaatcctggaaGCTCTAGCTATCTAGAGGCTAGGCAGGTCTTTCTAAGTTTGTGTCATCAGTGCATGGGTGAAGGTTCTCAGAATTCATATTCTGAGAGCTGCCATCTCATTTGAATTTGAGAAAGCAAACTCCAAAATCTGCTTCTCTTGGACTGTTCCCAGTGGCTTTTCTTGAACCACACATAATCCAATGAAAAGATCTTATCCTCATGACTAGAAGCTTGTGAGAACTCTTCAGTCAGTCGTCTTTTATGTTTTCCTAAGCAGATGATTCCAAGTGCTTTTTCAAAAATGCATCCTCATGTTGAAGATTATATTTGTGGTCAAGGATTTCAGAAACGGTCCCTTTTCTTTGCTAGTACGAGCTTTTTTGATGTTCCTGTTACTTTAGATGGTGCCCTTATCTTTTTAACTTTCCCCAGGAATAGCATCCTTCTGCCATCCCTTCTACCATCACCACTACTTAGACACCCTTAGGTGCCACCCCTTCCTGAGAAAAGATAGAATCAGGACTCCACAGCTCTCTCTCCCTGGGGTCTTAAAATCCAAGTAGACCAATGAAGGGAATTTAGTGTGTCACCTTTTAGAGTACATCTGATTTTTCAGtcatttcctttgctttccaAATCCTGGTCATTACACCTAGAAACTGCCCCTGGGCTAGCCCTACAAAGGTGTCAAGGCATGGGAGTTGTAGAATTTCATTGTAGTCTCCAACTTGGGCTTCCATTTCAAGTTCCCTTATTTTCCGGCTTTGTTAGAGGGTACTTACTCCCATATTTTGCAGATTAATATTTTGcatctcattttccttatctgtaaaatggaaataattgccTCTGAGAACTGCGTGAATCCTAAGTATGAAACTAAGGCATAGAAATGCTTGCTGTGAAGTACATAATTTACTTTCATAGGTAGCATCCTCTTGttctgattcttttaaaaatccagcatGACCCTGAAAAATACTGTTGAAGTGCTCTGGAAGAGCAGTGTAAAGTAAAAGTGAAAAGCCTTTGGGGTTTGGAGCACTACCTTTAGTTGTGTGGCCCAGTTAGTACAAAGTGAACTCAGGTGCATACTTTTACTTAATCTTTACCATAGCCCTAGAGGTGgaagtattatctccattttgcagagaaTAAAGCTGAGGCTTAagagtaaaaattaataaagagtaaaaaataagtaACAGGCTTAAGGTAAAAATTGCCAAGTCTAAAGGCATTTTCAGAAGATTCCATGGAAAATGCCTCAGTTGCTTGCAAATAGCATTTTTCATTTAACTGGGCATGCCAATCAAAATATTTCAGTGGCCCTTTTTAATATGATAGGATTAATTCATATCCTCAGACTGTCATGACCATGAAGAGCTTGAGCTAGTTAAGGCACAAATAATTGTTTCAGAATCAATTTGTTGATTCAATGAGCACTTGCCTTGCCAAGCAAATGAAATGTCAAAATCAGCCAAAGCTATGGTGGAGTCAGAATTTTTACTTAGTTTCATCTTTGATGCCATAGCATGAGCAGATAGTGGCCCAGCCAGATAACTTTGTTGACTTTTTGAAGGATTGGTCTTTTTCTAGAATAATGCAAGTCCATTGACTTTTAAGTGTTTGTAGTTCTAAGGATGTAGTTTGCCTTGTCctagagagaaaaatcaagaatgGGGGATGGACCTCATTCTTTTGgtgatgctttttctttttcttcctggaccacatttgtttttttgtttttgtttttgctttttgtttgagacaaagtctcacttgctctgtcacccaggctggagtgcagtggtgtgatctcggctcacagcaacctctgcttcctggattcaagtgagtcccctgcctcagcctcccaattagctgggattacaggcggccaccaccacccctggctaatttttgtatttttattagagagagacagggtttcaatatgttggccaggctggtcccaaactcctgacctcaagtgacctggaCCATATTTCAACCTCtagcttcttttctgttctggCCCTCCATTTTCTATTGCTTTCTCACATCTTACCAAAAGGCTATTTAAATCAGTCCACTGACCTATGAGTCTTCATTCTGATCCCAGTGTCTCTAACATACCCTTGACTTATAGCTGCTAAAAGTGTACCAATTGAGAAGAGGGTTGGTTCTGCTTCCAGGGACGGCTGCAGGAGTTTAAAGTTGCTGCCAAATCCCACACTTGTAAGCCTGTTTCCTACCCACCTCCCCTTGTATGGGTGGGCTAACCTCAACTTCTCCCGTTAGATCAGGGGTACTCAACCTTagtactattgacattttgggctgaatAATTTGTTGGGGGGTaggaggctgtcctgtgcactatGGGGTGTTTACCAGCATCCCTGGCGTCcacccactagatgtcagtagtacacacacacacacacacacacacacacacacacacacacacacagttgtgaCCATCAAAAATGCCTTCTGACATTGAAAGCCAAACCCTCATTAGCCAGTCCAAGGCTTAAGCAAGTTCTAGGTTGAGTACTTGAGTTAAGCATGCtcctaaatgttttatatacaaTGACACTTAATCCTTAAACTCTATCAGGGAAGTAGTACCCCCTCCTACAGATGAGAGCCCCATCTCAGAGATGAATGAACTTGCCCAGGACCACACAATGACAAAAAGAATGGCATTCAGCCATTCTGATGTGCATGTTCTTCACCCCTGCTAGGTGCTGCTTCCTCACATTCCAATTGAAATGCCACATTCGGGGTTCCTAAGCCCGAGGACCCCTTTACAAAGCTGtctcttgcacttcccaggttcTCTCTAGAGATCTTGCTGCCAGGCAGCCAGACCACTGTGCCCTGAGGGCCTGCTTTACAGTCACCCAGGCCCGGGCCTGCTGCACTTCCCACCTCAGACAGTCTGCCTATTCCCAGCAGCCCCATCAAGTTGCCTCAGAATCTATTTGGTGAAACATAGGTTATGCATGGAACAAACAAGAATTAAGCTGCCTGAATCCATTTTCTTAGGCTTCAagtaagattttatttgaaaacttagGATGCCTGCACCTTTCTTGGAAGTCTCATTTTTCTGTGGTTTTCCTATTTGACCTTTGTTCCAGGAAGGAACCAGAGGACTTCAGAACCATCACCTTCAGGCTTTAGAAAGGGTTGTGGGGATGCTCTCTCACTGGGCTTTGGAGACTCCTCTTGGCT containing:
- the MEX3C gene encoding RNA-binding E3 ubiquitin-protein ligase MEX3C; this encodes MPSGSSAALALAAAPAPLPQPPPPPPPPPLPPPSGGPELEGDGLLLRERLAALGLDDPSPAEPGAPALRAPAAAAQGQARRAAGLSPEERAPPGRPGAPEAAELELEEDEEEGEEAELDGDLLEEEELEEAEEEDRSSLLLLSPPAATASQTQQIPGGSLGSVLLPAASFDAREAAAAAAAAAGVLYGGDDAQGMMAAMLSHAYGPGGCGAAAAALNGEQAALLRRKSVNTTECVPVPSSEHVAEIVGRQGCKIKALRAKTNTYIKTPVRGEEPIFVVTGRKEDVAMAKREILSAAEHFSMIRASRNKNGPALGGLSCSPNLPGQTTVQVRVPYRVVGLVVGPKGATIKRIQQQTHTYIVTPSRDKEPVFEVTGMPENVDRAREEIEMHIAMRTGNYIELNEENDFHYNGTDVSFEGGTLGSAWLSSNPVPPSRARMISNYRNDSSSSLGSGSTDSYFGSNRLADFSPTSPFSTGNFWFGDTLPSVGSEDLAVDSPAFDSLPTSAQTIWTPFEPVNPLSGFGSDPSGNMKTQRRGSQPSTPRLSPTFPESIEHPLARRVRSDPPSTGNHVGLPIYIPAFSNGTNSYSSSNGGSTSSSPPESRRKHDCVICFENEVIAALVPCGHNLFCMECANKICEKRTPSCPVCQTAVTQAIQIHS